A window of Trichoderma atroviride chromosome 3, complete sequence contains these coding sequences:
- a CDS encoding uncharacterized protein (EggNog:ENOG41), with protein sequence MTKRWFVETSPEGRQQFVSVKRSRSYAGHQDRVREIDYVKVSLDEWNSLVEKERKLEEINKLVVDENNRLKTTSQAEAKRLAVVVVPSLEKQIASLSIENEALRRSIDKTGDSSSKHHREEERLRYKAAKFEADNLALREENATLREKNRSLSRQIDQSFSRRVSELVAEADTWKYHYRHWYARYKELLKRYNDLYDLMETRTKKMKGYEEKAVAYEDILRRNEMI encoded by the coding sequence ATGACCAAGCGGTGGTTTGTCGAAACCTCGCCGGAGGGGCGACAGCAGTTTGTGTCCGTCAAGAGATCGCGTTCTTACGCCGGACACCAAGACCGAGTCCGCGAGATCGACTACGTCAAAGTCAGCCTCGACGAATGGAACTCCCTCGTGGAAAAGGAGCGCAAGCTCGAAGAGATCAACAAGTTGGTCGTGGACGAGAACAACCGCCTCAAGACCACGTCCCAGGCGGAGGCTAAGCGCCTAGCCGTGGTTGTCGTCCCCAGCCTCGAGAAGCAGATTGCCTCGCTCTCCATCGAGAACGAGGCTCTGCGCCGCAGCATCGACAAGACCGGCGACAGCTCCTCCAAGCACCACCGCGAGGAAGAGAGACTGCGTTACAAGGCTGCCAAGTTTGAGGCCGATAATCTAGCACTCCGAGAGGAGAATGCCACTCTGCGAGAGAAGAACCGCAGCCTGTCTCGACAGATCGACCAGAGCTTCAGCCGTCGTGTGTCTGAGCTTGTTGCAGAGGCCGACACGTGGAAATACCACTACCGCCATTGGTATGCTCGCTACAAAGAGCTCCTGAAGCGCTACAACGACCTTTACGACCTGATGGAGACTCgaacgaagaagatgaagggctACGAGGAGAAGGCGGTTGCATATGAAGACATTCTGCGGCGAAACGAGATGATCTAA
- a CDS encoding uncharacterized protein (EggNog:ENOG41~SECRETED:SignalP(1-19)) → MHFINILLSLASAASAASAAPVASASGSNCRDSGVCAGINANLSSVIAQLKGMDQHQRFSDGEHITCVDANSEGGSSLCLSYQGTGRSWTVFQTAWFAQSLIEKGCQACGSLSLGSDRKHGELTSSVITTPAGGL, encoded by the coding sequence ATGCACTTCATCAACATCCTCCTTTCCCTGGCCAGTGCTGCCTCAGCGGCCAGCGCCGCCCCAGTAGCCAGTGCCTCGGGCAGTAATTGTCGAGACAGCGGTGTCTGCGCAGGCATCAACGCCAACCTGAGCTCTGTCATTGCACAACTGAAAGGAATGGACCAGCACCAGCGATTCTCAGACGGAGAGCACATCACCTGCGTCGACGCGAACAGCGAGGGCGGCTCCTCCCTCTGTCTCTCCTACCAGGGCACCGGGCGATCATGGACCGTATTCCAGACTGCCTGGTTTGCGCAGTCGCTGATAGAGAAAGGTTGCCAGGCGTGTGGAAGCCTGTCCCTGGGCTCTGACCGCAAGCATGGAGAGCTGACCTCTAGCGTCATCACCACGCCTGCTGGCGGTCTATGA